From Penaeus vannamei isolate JL-2024 chromosome 40, ASM4276789v1, whole genome shotgun sequence, the proteins below share one genomic window:
- the LOC138860156 gene encoding clumping factor B-like, which translates to MDSQPYSQSDSQPYSQSDSQPYREPDSQPYSQSDSQPYREPDSQPYSQSDSQPYREPDSQPYREPASQPYREPDSQPYREPASQPYREPDSQPYSQSDSQPYSQSDSQPYREPDSQPYSQSDSQPYREPDSQPYSQSDSQPYREPDSQPYREPDSQPYREPASQPYSQSDSQPYSQSDSQPYREPDSQPYSQSDSQPYREPDSQPYSQSDSQPYREPDSQPYSQSDSQPYREPASQPYREPDSQPYREPDSQPGPAREPTAA; encoded by the exons ATGG acagccagccgtacagtcagtcagacagccaGCCGtacagtcagtcagacagccaGCCGTACCGAGAGCCAGACAGCCAGCCGtacagtcagtcagacagccaGCCGTACCGAGAGCCAGACAGCCAGCCGtacagtcagtcagacagccaGCCGTACCGAGAGCCAGACAGCCAGCCGTacagagagccagccagccagccgtaccgagagccagacagccagccgtaccgagagccagccagccagccgtaccgagagccagacagccagccgtacagtcagtcagacagccaGCCGtacagtcagtcagacagccaGCCGTACCGAGAGCCAGACAGCCAGCCGtacagtcagtcagacagccaGCCGTACCGAGAGCCAGACAGCCAGCCGtacagtcagtcagacagccaGCCGTACCGAGAGCCAGACAGCCAGCcgtacagagagccagacagccagccgtaccgagagccagccagccagccgtacagtcagtcagacagccaGCCGtacagtcagtcagacagccaGCCGTACCGAGAGCCAGACAGCCAGCCGtacagtcagtcagacagccaGCCGTACCGAGAGCCAGACAGCCAGCCGtacagtcagtcagacagccaGCCGTACCGAGAGCCAGACAGCCAGCCGtacagtcagtcagacagccaGCCGTACcgagagccagccagccagccgtacagagagccagacagccagCCGTACCGAGAGCCAGACAGCCAGCCGGGGCCAGCGCGAGAGCCGACGGCCGCGTGA